Within Mercenaria mercenaria strain notata chromosome 15, MADL_Memer_1, whole genome shotgun sequence, the genomic segment GTTCATCATTCGAAATCTTTTTCAGATAATGTTTTTCAGGTAATGTTCTCATTTTACCTAATCCATTAGTTAAAAATCACGCAAGTAGGTTGCATGTAAGTGACCACGCTTTGTATAGTTTTAAGGTTTCTTGTAAATTTTCCCACTGGTAAAGCTTTGTTTTGGCTTTAAAAGCCtttgtttttttcaaacaagatatACCAAACCGTTTAAGTAAGTAATAGAGACTTTGAAGAGAGGTTGTTACTGTCTTATACCACATGAACTTTGACTGTCAtaattctattttgtagaaaatatcaaacttctttacaaaaatattttgtctgtAACTAATGCCATACATATGTCTCCAGGTACTCCGTGTGTTGAATTGCCCTGAAACATGTAAGTTTAAAATAACagcaaaaattgataaataaacgTGAAAGTAAAGAAGTCAAAATCACAAAATAATACAatatgtttcagttatgtaagtcAACCAATTTTGAATGATTGGAGTGCCTAACTAAATATGTTACACATGGAACTAaaacaaagtttaagaaaatatacCTTTGCATAAGAAGTCTCATATATTGTACAGTCAAAGTGCATGTGAtatgacaaaaaatatatattctaaaagaAGCTTAAAGTCATGTATAAAGTATTTACTACTTCATCTGAACAATtcaatgtatatagtataaaCATTCACTGGAGTGGTGGTCTTTTTTTATAGGCAAcccatttataatatttttccgttacagcttctttttgatgtgggcctactttgcaaatgcgtggctaaGAGGCTGTGTttatggtgctctgtgcttccgagaaatctacccttacctatttgCTTTGAAGAttcaaaaataaatgcaaatgatgCAGAAAAATACCATCTTGAAGGTCCCAACAGTATTTCTGTAAGTTCAGATCGTTAATGTGTAAACTTCTATATTTTCCTTTCATCtcctgataaaataaattaattcactTTCCTGAACAAATCTTATTACAATTGCAGGCTTTCGAAAGAACACTTGCTAAGTTTGAAGAACCAGGTGTCAAACTAGTTCTGATAACAGAGGCGTATTATGAACTAGCCTTAACGTTCGCACGGGATTACTTCATGACAGAGGAACCATTAAATAAAGCCCTTGGTATGCAATGGTCAGACGAGCTGAAAGAGTTCTGGATGAATTCATTCAAACTAAACCTTTCGTTGATGTTTTTGATTGAACAAGACGGAGCACCAATCGCGCTCCGGACTACCAGAATAGCTCGCTATGATGACAAGCTAAATATTAAGGCCGTAAAGGATGAGCGAATCAAACTAATGGTCCAGTTTCTTGTACACGGTGATAAAGAAGCGAATTACTTTGAACATTTCCCTACCAAAGAAGCATTTCATTTTCTAGGTCTTGGAGTAGCTCCGAAATACAAACAATGTGGCTATGCTGCGAAGATTTTCAACGTGGCAGTTGACATGATACGTAATTTTGGGATCAATCCAGTGTATCTCAAAGTCGAGGGTACATCGAATTTCTCGAAAAGGGTTTTCGAGAAAGCCGGATGTGAAATGCTATTTGAGCAACGATTCGATACATAGGAGATTGATGGAAAGattccaattcagaacacagGTATTCACGAATCAATGAAAGTGTATGGAATGAGAATTTCCACATGATCATAAGAGCACAAGAATGATTGAGTAGTCAGTTCTAAACAAATACTGAAAGGGGCAGAAATGActaacaatatatctattttatatttacatttatcagAGTATTTAACCAGTGTTaaatcaaaatcatatataacattaatttcattcatcatttcgagttttattgtaaaactatgAATAGTTTGCATCctgtttctgtttgtttacatttcgcctaacatgtgcacactgctgtgacctctagaccggttGTTCATTGGGGAATTTCACGCAAGTATTTTCTGTAACGTGCACAAAAGCATAagatatgtggagtatctctgcaatatgaaatattgagacaaagtgACTGGTACACGATGTAAGAtgaattaccacttgttcaatatgttGGGAACCCATTCACCGAACTTCGCGTTTTAGGtaagaaatgtacgattgaattgggttagtgcactttcccgttcatgaccatggttcttaaataatacctaggggtagggtataacatgtacagaggcattttctttctattctggtgccagtggccagGTATATGGGAAGTATGTATGAACCCTTAGTGAATGAGAATATCCTAGGAGTAAGAAGCGCTCGCCTGGGCTGCGAGAATAAACTTGTATTAATCTTCACTGTACGTGGTTTTGGTAAGTGCCAGAACCGTTCACCTCACCTGGTCTGTGGAACTTAGTTTTTATGATGTGTATTTGTGTTTCTTATGTGTCAGAACCAATTGTCCGGCCCATGGAAATTACATTGTGTGGATCTCCCcttgtatgcgataggggctagggagtattaaatttattattgAATGACTATCGTATTGGTAAACTGCGAATTTCTGCATCGTTGGCATTGAGTAAATTTCGTCACGTCTCGCAAATTCTTCGTTATATCTAATTTATACGGATTAAAGTTTTCAACTGGAAATGAAATTATTCGTCAAAATGACTTGCTAGAGTTTCTTGTTTCTATTTGTTCATCAAAATGAGATTTTGTTCTTTTTAACGATCAGACAAATAGATCCAAACAAATTTTAGATGTGAGGCTGATGGCATTAAAGCTGTGACAATTCTCTCTGCCTCATATTGAAGCTATAAAACTCTTCTATAATTATTTG encodes:
- the LOC123550050 gene encoding uncharacterized protein LOC123550050 isoform X2, with the protein product MGVVLFINSHEQTHSNQAFERTLAKFEEPGVKLVLITEAYYELALTFARDYFMTEEPLNKALGMQWSDELKEFWMNSFKLNLSLMFLIEQDGAPIALRTTRIARYDDKLNIKAVKDERIKLMVQFLVHGDKEANYFEHFPTKEAFHFLGLGVAPKYKQCGYAAKIFNVAVDMIRNFGINPVYLKVEGTSNFSKRVFEKAGCEMLFEQRFDT
- the LOC123550050 gene encoding uncharacterized protein LOC123550050 isoform X1, which produces MAEKSILKELTMDQKKEAFERTLAKFEEPGVKLVLITEAYYELALTFARDYFMTEEPLNKALGMQWSDELKEFWMNSFKLNLSLMFLIEQDGAPIALRTTRIARYDDKLNIKAVKDERIKLMVQFLVHGDKEANYFEHFPTKEAFHFLGLGVAPKYKQCGYAAKIFNVAVDMIRNFGINPVYLKVEGTSNFSKRVFEKAGCEMLFEQRFDT